Genomic DNA from Vanrija pseudolonga chromosome 3, complete sequence:
CGGCCGCCGGGTCTTCCCCTGCCGTtaccaagggcaagaaggccatgaaggaggacaagacggcgtcgagctcgtcggtgaGCGCGCACATCCCCACCGTGAGTCTGTCTGTTAGAGTGGCCCTGACCTCAAGcccaagcgcgcgcgcaaggacTGGACGAAGAATGAGGACCTGATCCTCCTCGAACTTCTCGAGGCGTATGTCCGCAACACCTACGAGAGGAAGACgaaggaggagaagcagGAGGAGAAGCAGGAGAAGGAGCAGGAGATGCACTTCGCCCAGTGGGCCGAGGCGCAAGGCCGCCTGCCTGGTCGCAGCGTTCGCAATATCCGCGATCGTGTTCCGGCTGTCGTGAGTCCGCTGCGGGTGAACTCTACTGACTTTGGCAGTTCAAGAACGCCCGCGCGCAGATGGAGAAGACTTCGAAGAAGTGAAGAGCGCAACGCCCGCGCGCAGATGGAGAAGACGTCGAAGAAGTGAAGAGCGCCACGGTTCATTCAAGCGTTCACGGTAGCTTGAAATGGTTGTAGTGGCCTACGAAGCATTGTGCAAGATGCAGACTATGCGCGGCGGAGCCCAGTGGATGTACAGCTCTTACCTCATGGGCGTGGGCAGTTGATGCGGCTTCCCAAGTTGTGTACCTCGGCCCTTCCCGCTCCAACACCCATACGGCCACCATGGTGGTCATTACCGCTGGGGGCCACCCTCTCCGATGCATATGAGCTGCAAGTCGCGACAGCCAGCTCGCCGCAGGCTGCACACCAAGCCACGGCGCCGTTCCGCCGTCGCGTGCACACGAGCGGGTGCGAGGCTCAACTCGGCACAGGGCCGGACCTGACATTGGAGTGGGGGTGCCGTGTGCACCGCAACCCAATTGGGAGGAGGTTGTGTGGGTGTCAGGCATTGGGATCGAAGTGTGTGGTATGCTGTGTGTCgccatctcgccgccgcttcctATTATGCACTCGCCGGCGCGATCGTGCCTCGAGATGCTTTACTCGATGGGGAATCGGAAATGAGCCACTTCTTGGTCATTGAGTGAGCGGAGGGACAGCAAGCTGGCCGGTTCAAGCTCAAATCGCCACATCTCGGTCGGGCTGTGGGTCCTTGGAGACACTCTCCAGTGGTCACCGAAGACCCAACCCGGGCGGTACTAGAGGTACTGCTTCAGCGATGCTTGCATATGGTTCAGTCTGCTCTGGGCCAGTTCCACGCCGTACCGCCTGaagcacacacacacacacacggtTGAAGCACACACTGTCGCTTGAGCCCCCAATTGGCCTCCAATCCCACTGGCATTGCGAGGGATCTCAATCGCTTCATCCAACTGCTAGATGAGACGCCCTCCTTTAGTCGATGTGAACGGCCGTGTCACCGCCCGCGCACCCGCCAGGCGTGTATGCACATAAGGCGGCCGGAGGGGCGGTCAGAGATGACAATTCCCACCACTTCCGACAACCAGCTCGTTCATCATGGCCCGCACCGGCTTGAGGAGCagcaagaagaagcagaacaaggtcgaggctgtcgcccccaaggctgctgctgtgaAGGCCGCCTGCATCAAGGCCCGTGCCCGCATGAAGAGCAACAAGAAGAATCCCAAGGCTAAGGTTTCCGCCCCAGTCGCCCTCCCACGCCTGCTCGGCTCGCACGAGCTCTCCCCGATCGACCTGAGCCACCTGGACGACTCGGACACCGAGTCGGCCAGTGGCGGTTCTGACAACAAGGAAGAGGTCAACGGCCacgaggaggtgggtgaTGTGCAAGGGGCCGCACTGACGGTTAGGTCGAGCCTGCCCCGCTCCGCCGCTGCACGCGTTCATCCACCGCCAACCAGTGCACCACAGTCGGCGAGCCAGCCCCGCTCCGTCGCCGCACGTGCTCGTTGGCTGTCCACTGGCGCATCCCCGTCGCGGAGACCGCCcctgccgacgagcccacCCTTGCCCAGCCGCCCGCTCCTGCTGTCAACGAGCCGGTCATCGTCCGGTCGGCGCAGAGGGATCGCAAAGTTAGCAGGGGCAAGTAGGTACAGTGTGGCAGCATGATGCCATTGATGCAATGTTGTGTAGTGAGCGGGTAGCAGTGTTACCCCCTTAGCCCCTTCTAGTGAGCACGTCTACCCCGTCGCCCGTGATGAGCACCTGGTGCTCAAactgcgccgagcgggccTGGGACTGAGCATGGCGTTAGTTGTTggtcgcgaggcggcgcactCAACTCACATCTGTGGACACGGTCCACCCGTCCTCCCACAACGTCCCTCTGGACCGATACCCCTGCGTGAGCGCCGGCTCGATCGTAAAACAGTCGCCGGGCTGCATGCAGCCGTGCTCCGAGTTGCCTGGTCAGAAGGTTAGCTACCTCCTCCCTCGTCCAGACTCCGCACGCACGGTAGTGGATGATCCACGGCGGCTGGTGGAATCTGCGCCCGATGCCGTGCCCCGAAAACTGGTTGTTGATTCCCAGGCCGTTCTTCTTGGTAAACTCCCTACACGGACGTCAGCCTTccccgaggagcgcggggcCCACTCGATTGTCTTCCCGATGTCAGAGTACGGCCGGCCGGGCTTGCAcgccgcgatggcgagctcgagcgcctcctccgTCAGCCGCACCAGCTCGCGGCCCTTGTCGTCCACCTCGGGCAGGAGGaacgtcgcgctcgtgtcgcCGTGGTACCCGTCGTGGAAGAGGGTGAGGTCGACGTTGACAATATCGTCGGGGCGCAGCGGCCTGTCGTCGGGGATGCCATCTGCGCGTCAGCTACACCGTCAACACCAGCAAGCTCACGCGCAATGACATTGTTCACGCTCGTCGTGATGCTCTTCGGATAGTGCTGGTACCCCAGCGGCGCGGGATACG
This window encodes:
- the MAP1D gene encoding methionine aminopeptidase — its product is MTLAAARGLARRRLGKLGALGAQRQRSYTPAPPIFGAYDVLDASSAITAYPDPLDVPDSIPRPSYVPANFFTAPIWEHEAVEVDIEAPGERIQLGSRSEARVRKVASLAAEVLSEVGKLVKPGVTTAQLDAAAHKLILERKAYPAPLGYQHYPKSITTSVNNVIAHGIPDDRPLRPDDIVNVDLTLFHDGYHGDTSATFLLPEVDDKGRELVRLTEEALELAIAACKPGRPYSDIGKTIEEFTKKNGLGINNQFSGHGIGRRFHQPPWIIHYRNSEHGCMQPGDCFTIEPALTQGYRSRGTLWEDGWTVSTDSQARSAQFEHQVLITGDGVDVLTRRG